The Drosophila bipectinata strain 14024-0381.07 chromosome 2L, DbipHiC1v2, whole genome shotgun sequence genome has a segment encoding these proteins:
- the LOC108133318 gene encoding beta-1,4-glucuronyltransferase 1 isoform X1 codes for MHRLLVVVLALNILILEVTASSSYDEQRFDWDVQNIRRLVKCRNKHYKSTKEFYYNYWVLKNYIKAEHGPLSCYSNVTYTTHADYRYLDNLVPLLERWRSPLSLALYAPGDDFQPTLDSILWLRQCHPSSHLVRELTSVHFYFNVEHLPQVVPMAKVALQRQLNCSAPSPYENVKKEQLYRTQEKLDYPVNIGRNLARAASLTHFVLASDIELYPTPGLVPNFLNFFSRKVVGRHVNIPLSPMVYVLRIFEVRANETMPKTKPELQKMLRSGGAVLFHENICAECHQGPKLEEWINEPVASQDLNVFNVGYRLEPHELWEPIFIGTVDDPPYDERLSWEGRRDKMTQAYAMCVLGYEFHILDNAFLVHKPGIKEAYLPIGRVIQSHRTDSLISREIFRELRFMYGSRKGCII; via the exons ATGCACAGGCTCTTGGTTGTGGTGCTTGCACTGAATATCCTTATCCTCGAGGTGACTGCCAGTTCCTCGTACGATGAGCAGCGCTTTGACTGGGATGTACAGAACATTCGAAGGCTGGTAAAGTGCCGGAATAAGCATTACAAATCCACCAAGGAATTCTACTACAACTACTGGGTCCTGAAAAACTACATTAAGGCCGAGCACGGCCCGCTGTCCTGCTATAGCAATGTTACCTACACCACGCACGCGGACTATAGGTATCTGGACAACTTGGTGCCCCTCCTGGAGCGGTGGCGCTCTCCGCTAAGTCTGGCTTTATATGCTCCCGGTGACGATTTCCAGCCTACGCTAGACAGTATCCTGTGGCTGCGGCAGTGCCACCCAAGCAGCCACCTAGTGCGCGAACTGACCAGCGTCCACTTCTACTTCAATGTGGAGCACCTGCCGCAAGTGGTGCCCATGGCCAAAGTGGCTCTCCAGAGGCAACTCAACTGCAGCGCACCGTCGCCATATGAGAATGTGAAAAAGGAGCAGTTGTACAGGACGCAGGAAAAACTCGATTATCCTGTCAACATTGGACGCAATCTGGCGCGTGCAGCCTCCTTGACGCACTTTGTTCTGGCCTCCGACATAGAACTGTATCCCACGCCAGGGTTGGTGcctaactttttaaattttttcagcAGAAAG GTAGTTGGGAGGCATGTTAACATTCCCCTGTCCCCTATGGTATACGTTCTGAGGATCTTCGAAGTGCGGGCTAATGAGACCATGCCCAAAACCAAACCGGAACTGCAGAAAATGCTTAGAAGCGGAGGGGCTGTGCTATTTCATGAAAATATCTGCGCAGAATGCCACCAGGGTCCCAAGCTGGAGGAATGGATTAATGAGCCAGTAGCGTCGCAGGACCTAAACGTGTTTAATGTGGGCTACCGCTTGGAGCCACATGAATTGTGGGAACCGATCTTTATCGGCACTGTCGATGATCCTCCGTATGACGAACGTCTCAGCTGGGAAGGAAGAAGGGACAAAATGACGCAGGCCTACGCCATGTGTGTCCTCGGCTACGAATTCCACATCCTCGACAACGCCTTTTTGGTCCACAAGCCAGGCATCAAGGAGGCTTATCTACCCATAGGGCGCGTGATCCAATCCCACCGCACCGATAGTTTGATCAGTCGGGAAATATTCCGAGAGCTGCGTTTTATGTACGGATCGCGTAAAGGgtgtattatttaa
- the LOC108133318 gene encoding beta-1,4-glucuronyltransferase 1 isoform X2, producing MHRLLVVVLALNILILEVTASSSYDEQRFDWDVQNIRRLVKCRNKHYKSTKEFYYNYWVLKNYIKAEHGPLSCYSNVTYTTHADYRYLDNLVPLLERWRSPLSLALYAPGDDFQPTLDSILWLRQCHPSSHLVRELTSVHFYFNVEHLPQVVPMAKVALQRQLNCSAPSPYENVKKEQLYRTQEKLDYPVNIGRNLARAASLTHFVLASDIELYPTPGLVPNFLNFFSRKLGGMLTFPCPLWYTF from the exons ATGCACAGGCTCTTGGTTGTGGTGCTTGCACTGAATATCCTTATCCTCGAGGTGACTGCCAGTTCCTCGTACGATGAGCAGCGCTTTGACTGGGATGTACAGAACATTCGAAGGCTGGTAAAGTGCCGGAATAAGCATTACAAATCCACCAAGGAATTCTACTACAACTACTGGGTCCTGAAAAACTACATTAAGGCCGAGCACGGCCCGCTGTCCTGCTATAGCAATGTTACCTACACCACGCACGCGGACTATAGGTATCTGGACAACTTGGTGCCCCTCCTGGAGCGGTGGCGCTCTCCGCTAAGTCTGGCTTTATATGCTCCCGGTGACGATTTCCAGCCTACGCTAGACAGTATCCTGTGGCTGCGGCAGTGCCACCCAAGCAGCCACCTAGTGCGCGAACTGACCAGCGTCCACTTCTACTTCAATGTGGAGCACCTGCCGCAAGTGGTGCCCATGGCCAAAGTGGCTCTCCAGAGGCAACTCAACTGCAGCGCACCGTCGCCATATGAGAATGTGAAAAAGGAGCAGTTGTACAGGACGCAGGAAAAACTCGATTATCCTGTCAACATTGGACGCAATCTGGCGCGTGCAGCCTCCTTGACGCACTTTGTTCTGGCCTCCGACATAGAACTGTATCCCACGCCAGGGTTGGTGcctaactttttaaattttttcagcAGAAAG TTGGGAGGCATGTTAACATTCCCCTGTCCCCTATGGTATACGTTCTGA